A genomic segment from Pseudomonas mendocina encodes:
- a CDS encoding DMT family transporter has protein sequence MRTADLLRLLLLAAIWGASFLFMRVAAPVLGSMPTAFFRASFGTLGLLAVLMLLRSNWDFRGKLRICLGLGVINAGLPSAMYCLAALILPAGYSAIFNATTPLMGVLIGALFFHEGITPSKAAGVFLGLLGVAVLTRTGPVAFDLQLLLGAGACLVATTCYGFAGFLTRRWIGQQGGLDNRLTAFASLAGASLFLLPPFIGSLALQPPPSWGGLEVWLSLAGLGLLCTAFAYVLYFRLLADIGPIRASTTTFLIPPFGVLWGALLLDEPLSWDYLPGCVLIALALWLVVRPGVAKA, from the coding sequence TTGCGTACCGCCGACCTGCTCCGCCTGCTGCTGCTCGCCGCCATCTGGGGCGCCAGCTTCCTGTTCATGCGCGTTGCCGCACCGGTCCTCGGCAGTATGCCGACCGCGTTCTTTCGCGCCAGCTTCGGCACGCTCGGGCTACTTGCCGTGCTTATGCTGCTGCGCAGCAATTGGGACTTTCGCGGCAAGCTGCGCATCTGTTTGGGCCTGGGCGTGATCAATGCCGGCCTGCCTTCGGCCATGTACTGCCTGGCGGCGCTCATCCTGCCGGCCGGCTACTCGGCGATTTTCAATGCGACCACGCCGTTGATGGGCGTATTGATCGGTGCGCTGTTCTTCCATGAGGGCATCACCCCAAGCAAGGCGGCGGGCGTATTTCTCGGCCTGCTCGGTGTGGCGGTGCTGACCCGCACCGGGCCGGTGGCCTTCGACCTGCAACTGCTGCTCGGCGCCGGCGCCTGCCTGGTAGCCACCACCTGCTACGGCTTCGCCGGCTTCCTGACCCGGCGCTGGATCGGCCAGCAGGGCGGCCTGGACAACCGTCTGACCGCCTTCGCCAGCCTGGCCGGGGCCAGCCTGTTCCTGCTACCGCCGTTCATCGGAAGCCTGGCGCTGCAACCACCGCCCAGCTGGGGCGGCCTCGAAGTATGGCTGTCACTGGCCGGTCTTGGCCTGCTCTGCACGGCGTTCGCCTATGTGCTGTATTTCCGCCTGCTGGCCGATATCGGGCCGATCAGGGCCAGCACCACCACCTTCCTGATTCCGCCATTTGGCGTACTGTGGGGCGCCCTGCTGCTGGATGAGCCACTGAGTTGGGACTACCTGCCCGGCTGCGTACTGATCGCCCTGGCGCTCTGGCTAGTGGTCAGGCCTGGCGTAGCCAAGGCGTAG